One stretch of Streptomyces sp. 135 DNA includes these proteins:
- a CDS encoding wax ester/triacylglycerol synthase domain-containing protein, translating to MYANPVDAVYHRYRSAHPQIVGTLLRFRGAAPELGRLREHFAAHFAEQPVLRHRLEEVGGRTCRVPADVRPQDHVRHHAAPPGRTWEEVADALHALPLPPPPAVPWDVWLADGHHADEWLLFFRSHHALTDGTGRAHLINSLFGSAPRPGPAVSRGGFSLTCAARLLADAVSGLLPGPVAAPPWRWLYGPTSGSSRLSCVSLPYERLSQVGRAAGVTTNDVYLAAMAGVMRQLALERGTGPDELCALPVSMPMSTRRAGEEGLPGNHLATARVLLPCHLPDPWQRLARVHRATARAKRQGRAATSRFLQEHAPHRISEATARALMDARTAPVCCNYVPYREPELSFDGSRALDVTSVGALMDGHLLYTALTYHRSVARLAVVHDAALPDAARVGALWNAEVDALCGAPGPGAHTCSGALAPPKARTR from the coding sequence ATGTACGCCAACCCAGTGGACGCCGTCTACCACCGGTACCGGAGCGCGCACCCGCAGATCGTGGGGACCTTGCTGCGGTTCCGGGGCGCGGCTCCCGAGCTCGGCCGGCTCCGGGAGCACTTCGCCGCGCACTTCGCCGAGCAGCCCGTCCTGCGTCACCGTCTGGAGGAGGTCGGGGGCCGCACCTGCCGCGTGCCGGCCGATGTGCGTCCGCAGGACCACGTACGGCACCACGCGGCGCCTCCCGGCCGGACGTGGGAGGAGGTGGCCGACGCGCTGCACGCCCTCCCCCTGCCGCCGCCACCGGCCGTGCCGTGGGACGTCTGGCTCGCCGACGGCCACCACGCCGACGAGTGGCTGCTCTTCTTCCGCTCCCACCACGCGCTCACCGACGGGACGGGGCGCGCACATCTGATCAACAGTCTGTTCGGGAGCGCTCCGCGGCCAGGCCCCGCGGTGTCACGGGGCGGGTTCTCCCTCACGTGCGCGGCGCGTCTGCTCGCCGATGCCGTGTCCGGGCTGCTGCCCGGCCCTGTTGCCGCACCGCCCTGGCGGTGGCTGTACGGGCCCACGAGCGGCTCCTCCCGCCTCAGCTGCGTTTCCCTTCCCTACGAGCGGCTGTCCCAGGTGGGACGAGCCGCGGGGGTCACCACCAACGACGTCTATCTCGCGGCCATGGCGGGCGTGATGCGCCAGTTGGCGCTGGAAAGGGGTACCGGCCCCGACGAGCTGTGCGCCCTGCCGGTGTCCATGCCCATGTCGACGCGCCGCGCAGGCGAGGAGGGCCTGCCGGGCAATCATCTGGCGACGGCCCGTGTCCTGCTGCCCTGCCATCTGCCCGACCCGTGGCAGCGGTTGGCCCGCGTGCACCGGGCGACGGCCCGCGCGAAGCGGCAAGGACGCGCGGCCACCTCCCGCTTCCTCCAGGAGCATGCCCCGCACCGGATCTCCGAGGCCACCGCCAGGGCGCTCATGGACGCGCGTACCGCGCCGGTGTGCTGCAACTACGTGCCCTACCGGGAGCCGGAGCTGTCCTTCGACGGCAGCCGCGCCCTCGACGTCACCTCGGTGGGGGCGCTCATGGACGGGCATCTGCTCTACACGGCTCTCACGTACCACCGCTCTGTCGCCCGGCTCGCCGTGGTGCACGATGCGGCCCTGCCGGACGCCGCTCGGGTGGGAGCACTCTGGAACGCGGAGGTCGACGCCCTGTGCGGCGCCCCCGGCCCAGGGGCTCACACGTGCAGCGGCGCCTTGGCTCCCCCGAAGGCGCGTACCAGGTAG
- a CDS encoding SDR family oxidoreductase, with amino-acid sequence MSVLLTGATGFLGCRILRELLARGEEVTVLGRGTPDELRARVDAAVTWLEAPPLAADALAGVRYVRGDLTQPGLGLTPEDRARVTRGLTALWHCAAMIALEAEPAPLHHANVIGTRRVLELADEAPGSRVLFVSTAYVAGRRRTGHVRETDLRDGDGFQTLYEESKYTAERLLHAWAREGGRDVTVFRPSLLVTDRPAPEGLPGQPTDVAVRLIENVLLGRAAEQDAMRVLLGGPRSADTRRPEIMQHRVEGDPEGALNLLQADYAAHAMVLAASRDEPAPGVRTLHVTHPQSVRLSTMATAMRTRFPGLLIRFTPVLSHPTMPERLLAKHGTRLLTFSAHRRTYDRSNLLAAVGDLPVPDPVDHDYLVRAFGGAKAPLHV; translated from the coding sequence TTGTCCGTCCTGCTCACCGGCGCGACCGGCTTCCTCGGCTGCCGCATCCTGCGCGAACTCCTCGCCCGCGGCGAGGAGGTCACCGTCCTGGGCCGTGGCACACCCGACGAACTGCGCGCCCGCGTCGACGCCGCCGTGACGTGGCTCGAGGCCCCGCCATTGGCCGCCGACGCCCTCGCCGGCGTCCGCTACGTCCGCGGCGACCTCACACAGCCAGGCCTCGGCCTGACACCGGAGGACCGGGCCCGCGTCACTCGGGGCCTCACCGCTCTGTGGCACTGCGCCGCGATGATCGCCCTTGAGGCGGAGCCGGCCCCGCTGCACCATGCCAACGTCATCGGCACCCGGCGCGTCCTGGAACTGGCGGACGAGGCTCCCGGGTCGCGCGTGCTCTTCGTGAGCACCGCGTACGTGGCCGGACGGCGCCGCACAGGGCACGTGAGGGAAACCGACCTGCGGGACGGGGACGGGTTCCAGACGCTGTACGAGGAGTCCAAGTACACCGCCGAGCGCCTGCTGCACGCCTGGGCGCGCGAGGGGGGCCGGGACGTCACCGTGTTCCGCCCCAGTCTGCTGGTCACCGACCGCCCGGCGCCCGAGGGGCTGCCCGGCCAGCCGACCGACGTGGCGGTCCGGCTCATCGAGAACGTCCTGCTCGGCCGTGCGGCCGAGCAGGACGCGATGCGGGTGCTGCTGGGTGGCCCGCGCAGCGCTGACACCCGGCGGCCCGAGATCATGCAGCACCGCGTCGAGGGCGACCCCGAGGGCGCGCTCAACCTGCTCCAGGCCGACTACGCGGCCCATGCCATGGTGCTGGCGGCATCGCGCGACGAACCCGCACCAGGCGTCCGCACGCTGCACGTCACCCATCCGCAGAGCGTGAGACTGTCGACGATGGCCACCGCCATGCGAACCCGCTTCCCCGGCCTGCTGATCCGCTTCACCCCCGTACTGTCCCACCCCACGATGCCGGAGCGGCTCCTCGCGAAGCACGGCACGCGCCTGCTGACGTTCAGCGCCCACCGGCGCACGTACGACCGGAGCAACCTCCTGGCGGCCGTCGGTGACCTTCCCGTCCCCGACCCCGTCGACCACGACTACCTGGTACGCGCCTTCGGGGGAGCCAAGGCGCCGCTGCACGTGTGA